A window of the Candidatus Jettenia caeni genome harbors these coding sequences:
- a CDS encoding GTP-binding protein, whose product MIIPTVTIVGRPNVGKSSLLNCLAKRRISIVEPTSGVTRDRVSTEIQYNDYVFELVDTGGMGVKDVDGLTEDIELQIEIAIHKADIILFVVDIREGVMPLDIMVVEKLRRLNKKVILVANKVDTPKLEYLIADFNKLGLGEAVPISALEGFGRSALLDRIISLLPALPHQEAVPADSIIKLAIVGKRNAGKSTLINTLAKEKRMIVSEVAGTTRDSVDVRFETGGRQFLAIDTAGVRKKRQVKDSIEFYSMARAERSIRRADVVLFLIDATLKVSEVDKKLGDYIISESKPCIIVINKWDLVHGVETERFNNYIYKCLPGLSFAPIIFISAKDNKHVIEMVQLATELYEQTNTRISTSELNQALEEALSLHRPTRKKAKSPRIYYATQVSVAPPTFILFVNDPKLFDSDYERYLSNQLRSKLPFSEIPLKFRFRARTKTPLSHV is encoded by the coding sequence ATGATTATACCGACCGTTACTATTGTTGGCAGGCCAAACGTAGGAAAATCTTCCTTACTGAACTGCCTTGCAAAACGCAGAATTTCGATTGTAGAACCTACAAGCGGTGTTACAAGAGACCGTGTTTCTACTGAGATTCAATACAATGATTATGTATTTGAGTTAGTGGATACGGGCGGGATGGGTGTAAAAGATGTAGACGGTCTTACAGAAGATATAGAGCTCCAGATAGAAATTGCAATTCATAAAGCAGATATAATTTTATTTGTCGTGGATATTCGTGAGGGTGTGATGCCTCTGGATATAATGGTTGTGGAAAAGTTACGGCGTTTAAATAAGAAGGTAATCCTTGTTGCAAATAAAGTAGATACACCCAAGCTGGAATACTTAATAGCAGATTTCAATAAATTGGGATTGGGTGAAGCGGTGCCAATATCTGCCTTAGAAGGGTTTGGAAGGTCTGCATTATTGGACAGAATTATTTCTCTATTGCCAGCGCTACCTCATCAGGAAGCGGTTCCTGCCGACTCCATAATAAAACTTGCCATCGTTGGTAAACGGAATGCAGGAAAATCTACGCTAATTAATACCTTAGCAAAAGAGAAACGGATGATTGTTAGCGAAGTAGCCGGTACTACACGGGATTCTGTCGATGTCCGGTTTGAGACAGGCGGTAGACAGTTCCTGGCTATTGATACGGCAGGTGTAAGGAAGAAGAGGCAGGTCAAAGATTCTATAGAGTTTTACAGTATGGCGCGTGCCGAGCGGTCTATTCGCAGGGCTGATGTGGTGCTCTTTCTTATTGATGCTACATTAAAAGTATCCGAGGTAGATAAAAAACTGGGAGATTATATTATCTCTGAGAGTAAACCTTGCATTATCGTGATTAACAAATGGGACTTAGTGCACGGTGTTGAAACAGAAAGGTTTAATAATTATATATACAAATGCTTGCCAGGACTCTCCTTTGCTCCTATCATTTTTATTAGTGCTAAAGATAACAAGCATGTTATAGAAATGGTACAGCTCGCTACAGAACTGTATGAGCAAACCAATACCCGTATTTCAACTTCTGAATTAAATCAGGCGCTGGAAGAAGCTCTATCCTTGCATCGGCCAACACGCAAAAAAGCCAAATCACCAAGGATTTATTATGCTACTCAGGTAAGTGTTGCCCCTCCAACCTTTATTCTTTTTGTCAACGATCCAAAACTTTTTGATAGTGATTATGAGCGTTATCTCTCCAATCAGCTACGCAGCAAGCTTCCTTTCTCGGAGATCCCCCTAAAGTTCCGTTTCCGCGCCAGGACAAAAACGCCGTTAAGCCATGTATAA